The Gemmata palustris genome includes a region encoding these proteins:
- a CDS encoding BatA domain-containing protein, with amino-acid sequence MQLLAPMMLLGATAVTVPIALHFFYRARYKPLPWAPMKFLKEAIEQTSRRLKFQEWVLLALRCLALVLLALAIARPGRESASPSGNETIDAVFVFDTSYSMAARDGERTRIERAKEAALAVLETLPNKSSVQVYSCADRAHLLGPVSRYNRDQAKQVIQGVEVTSLATDFLPGLTDALTAAESGTAPAKEIYVFSDLQQTGFTRQQGAVRAKCEEIKARANLVFIRCGNPERKVSNVSITDVKLIAAIPHTRTRVPFVVTVRNTGREPIRGVKVSLELDGKAVERDVVQIEHIDAGANAEVTLTGSLDEAGARLLAVFVDGDGLEGDNVLYKIVGVRDKVRVLLVAHPFAGQPATDAGDWFARKALVPFDADRDRDKIEKYFIETESVLPQEVSPDKLAGKDIVYLLNAAARTDDPLSGLPPAFVTKLAEFVRAGGGLVIGCGDLVQADAYNRVFGGAGLLPFPLARGTWEATDSAPFVPAAESIDATSVLGQVKPYTDWLRRATLTRVLKLDEAAPNGGRVLMRTTDGKPLVASRVVGEGEVIFFATSLDETWGRMMSDGQLAVPMTTYLVAHLTGRKVPGGTRTAGDTLTWAPPVTAPGFELVKPRPRGAKPGDKVRPRVKLPEPKAEVGQKLTVSTADALVAGEYAIVPVGAPETDGITFAVNPDLRETENLDAITDSELEKLLGFRPAIITAGAGTETAVRERRTRGEWTHWFLLGLLFLLIGEAAWAWSCGKAW; translated from the coding sequence ATGCAGCTCCTGGCTCCCATGATGTTGCTCGGCGCGACCGCGGTGACCGTACCGATCGCGCTGCACTTCTTCTACCGCGCGCGGTACAAGCCGCTCCCGTGGGCGCCGATGAAGTTCCTTAAGGAGGCCATCGAACAGACCAGTCGGCGCCTCAAGTTCCAGGAATGGGTGCTCCTCGCGCTGCGGTGCCTCGCGCTGGTCCTGCTCGCCCTCGCCATCGCCCGCCCGGGGCGGGAGTCCGCGTCTCCGAGCGGGAACGAAACCATCGACGCGGTGTTCGTGTTCGATACGTCGTACAGCATGGCCGCGCGCGACGGCGAGCGGACCCGGATCGAGCGCGCGAAAGAGGCCGCGCTCGCCGTCCTCGAAACGCTGCCCAACAAGTCGTCGGTGCAGGTGTACTCGTGCGCCGACCGCGCCCACCTGCTCGGCCCGGTCTCGCGCTACAACCGCGACCAGGCCAAGCAGGTCATCCAGGGCGTCGAGGTCACGAGCCTCGCGACGGACTTCCTGCCCGGGCTGACCGACGCCCTGACCGCGGCCGAGAGCGGTACCGCGCCCGCGAAGGAGATCTACGTCTTCTCCGACCTGCAGCAGACCGGGTTCACGCGCCAGCAGGGGGCCGTGCGCGCCAAGTGCGAGGAAATTAAAGCGCGGGCCAACCTCGTCTTTATCCGGTGCGGCAACCCGGAGCGCAAGGTATCGAACGTCTCCATCACCGACGTGAAGCTGATCGCCGCGATCCCGCACACCCGGACCCGCGTGCCGTTCGTGGTCACGGTCCGCAACACGGGGCGCGAGCCGATCCGCGGCGTGAAGGTGTCGCTCGAACTCGACGGCAAGGCGGTCGAACGCGACGTGGTGCAGATCGAGCACATCGACGCGGGCGCGAACGCGGAAGTGACCCTGACGGGGAGCCTCGACGAGGCCGGCGCGCGGCTCCTCGCGGTGTTCGTGGACGGCGACGGGCTCGAGGGCGACAACGTGCTGTACAAGATCGTCGGCGTGCGGGACAAGGTGCGCGTGCTGCTGGTCGCGCACCCGTTCGCGGGCCAGCCCGCCACCGACGCGGGCGACTGGTTCGCGCGGAAGGCCCTCGTCCCGTTCGACGCCGACCGCGACCGCGACAAGATCGAAAAATACTTCATCGAAACGGAATCGGTCCTTCCCCAAGAGGTCAGCCCGGACAAGCTCGCGGGGAAGGACATCGTTTACCTCCTCAACGCCGCGGCCCGGACCGACGACCCGCTCTCCGGGCTGCCGCCCGCGTTCGTGACGAAGCTCGCCGAGTTCGTGCGGGCCGGGGGCGGGCTCGTGATCGGGTGCGGCGACCTGGTGCAAGCGGACGCCTACAACCGCGTGTTCGGCGGCGCCGGGCTGCTCCCGTTCCCGCTGGCCCGCGGGACGTGGGAAGCGACCGACTCGGCCCCGTTCGTGCCGGCCGCGGAGAGCATCGACGCGACCTCCGTGCTCGGGCAAGTCAAGCCGTACACGGACTGGCTCCGGCGCGCGACGCTGACGCGCGTGCTCAAACTGGACGAAGCGGCCCCGAACGGCGGGCGCGTCCTGATGCGCACCACCGACGGCAAGCCCCTGGTCGCGTCCCGCGTCGTCGGTGAGGGCGAGGTGATCTTCTTCGCCACGTCGCTCGACGAGACCTGGGGGCGCATGATGTCCGACGGGCAGCTCGCGGTCCCGATGACCACGTACCTCGTCGCGCACCTCACGGGCCGCAAGGTTCCGGGCGGCACCCGCACCGCCGGCGACACGCTGACCTGGGCGCCGCCCGTGACCGCGCCGGGGTTCGAGCTGGTGAAGCCGCGCCCGCGCGGGGCGAAACCGGGCGACAAGGTGCGCCCGCGCGTGAAGCTCCCCGAGCCGAAGGCCGAAGTGGGGCAGAAGCTCACCGTGAGCACCGCCGACGCGCTCGTGGCCGGCGAGTACGCGATCGTGCCCGTCGGGGCGCCCGAGACGGACGGCATCACGTTCGCCGTGAACCCCGACCTGCGCGAAACCGAGAACCTCGACGCGATCACCGACAGCGAGTTGGAAAAATTGCTCGGGTTCCGCCCCGCGATCATCACGGCCGGGGCCGGCACCGAGACCGCCGTGCGCGAGCGCCGCACCCGCGGCGAGTGGACCCACTGGTTCCTGTTAGGGCTGCTCTTCCTGCTGATCGGTGAAGCGGCCTGGGCGTGGTCCTGCGGAAAAGCGTGGTGA